A single region of the Candidatus Sungiibacteriota bacterium genome encodes:
- the secA gene encoding preprotein translocase subunit SecA, whose translation MFLLGKFFGDANERYIKSLEPLVHKINALERGYEKLTDEELKNLTQEFRARFIKGETIDNFLPEAFAAVREAAKRVLGQRHFDVQLVGGIVLHQGKIAEMKTGEGKTLVATLPLYLNSLTGKGTHLVTPNDYLSRIGAGWMGPVYDALGVKVGVLAHEFSGIYDLGHQDPQSHGDDRLGHFRPVSRREAYGADVTYGTNNEFGFDYLRDNLEYLPSELRQGEHYYAIVDEVDSILIDEARTPLIISMPDEESAELYQVFSRITPQLKENVDYNVDEKLKAVAITEEGIDKIEKILGVGNIYEEKGIRFVRHLEQALRAQALFQKDRDYVVKDGEVIIVDEFTGRLMPGRRWSEGLHQAVEAKEGVEVQKESRTLATITFQNYFRMYEKLAGMTGTAQTSAEEFHKVYKLDVITVPTHKPMIRDDRSDLVFRTERGKFQAVVREIKERHGRGQPVLVGTVSIEKNERLAKSLQVEGIPHEVLNAKNHEREALIIAQAGRRGAVTVATNMAGRGVDIILGGTSALPDEAHEVREVGGLYVIGTERHEARRIDNQLRGRSGRQGDSGSSQFFVSLEDDVMRIFGSEKIKRMMESFGIPEDQPIENKMVSKAIEAAQAKIEGFHFDARKHILEFDDVLNKQRDAIYKMRREILFATNDMRQATSLKEQIFKMIKEEIIRLVQFHAVSDSESDWNIEEIFENVRAIAGVSDEVHKELQAVVASEVNRDDKREKIIEHLLTALQKVYDIREQTIGSEGMRNIERAVMLRSIDMLWMDHLDQMEHLRDSVRLRAYGQRDPLVEYKNEGSRLYRELQAAIRAQMVNTIFKVGGAPQEERSRVVERRPDIAISAEQSPLASAGVTHAPSGKKEPGRNNPCWCGSGKKYKRCHG comes from the coding sequence ATGTTTTTGCTTGGAAAATTTTTTGGAGACGCAAATGAAAGGTATATAAAATCGCTGGAACCGCTGGTACACAAGATCAACGCCCTTGAGCGCGGTTACGAAAAGCTTACTGACGAGGAATTAAAAAACCTTACTCAAGAATTTAGGGCGCGATTTATCAAAGGCGAAACCATTGATAATTTCTTGCCCGAAGCTTTTGCGGCGGTTCGAGAAGCGGCAAAACGCGTTTTGGGCCAGCGCCACTTTGACGTTCAGTTAGTTGGAGGTATTGTGCTTCATCAGGGTAAGATTGCCGAGATGAAAACTGGTGAGGGGAAGACGCTTGTTGCCACTCTGCCTCTTTATTTAAACTCTCTTACAGGCAAGGGGACGCATTTGGTTACACCCAATGACTACCTCTCGCGAATAGGCGCTGGCTGGATGGGTCCGGTATATGATGCGCTCGGCGTAAAAGTTGGTGTTTTGGCGCATGAATTTTCCGGAATTTATGATCTCGGACATCAAGACCCGCAGTCGCACGGGGACGACAGGCTTGGTCATTTCAGGCCCGTGAGCCGCCGCGAGGCTTACGGGGCAGATGTTACTTACGGAACCAATAATGAGTTTGGATTTGATTATTTGCGGGATAATTTGGAATATCTGCCAAGTGAACTTAGGCAGGGGGAGCACTATTATGCAATAGTGGACGAGGTGGATTCAATTTTGATTGACGAAGCCAGAACCCCGCTTATTATTTCCATGCCCGATGAGGAGTCAGCAGAACTTTATCAGGTTTTTTCACGCATAACACCGCAACTTAAAGAAAATGTTGATTATAACGTGGATGAGAAATTGAAAGCGGTTGCGATAACCGAAGAGGGGATTGATAAAATTGAGAAAATTTTAGGAGTTGGAAATATCTACGAAGAAAAGGGTATTAGATTTGTGCGCCACCTTGAACAGGCTTTGCGCGCGCAGGCGCTTTTTCAAAAAGACCGTGATTACGTGGTTAAAGACGGTGAAGTAATTATTGTGGATGAGTTTACCGGGAGACTCATGCCCGGACGCCGTTGGTCAGAGGGCTTGCATCAGGCGGTGGAAGCCAAAGAGGGAGTTGAGGTTCAGAAAGAGTCGCGGACTCTGGCCACTATAACTTTTCAAAACTACTTTCGTATGTACGAGAAACTTGCTGGTATGACCGGAACCGCGCAAACATCCGCCGAAGAATTTCATAAGGTTTATAAACTTGACGTCATAACAGTTCCTACGCATAAGCCCATGATTCGGGATGACAGATCGGACTTGGTTTTTAGAACTGAACGAGGAAAATTTCAGGCGGTGGTGCGCGAGATTAAAGAAAGGCACGGCCGCGGACAACCGGTTTTAGTGGGTACGGTTTCCATAGAAAAGAATGAACGCCTGGCTAAATCTCTCCAAGTGGAAGGAATTCCGCACGAGGTATTAAACGCCAAAAACCATGAGCGCGAGGCTTTAATTATTGCTCAAGCCGGACGCCGGGGCGCAGTAACCGTTGCTACCAACATGGCCGGACGCGGTGTGGATATAATTTTGGGAGGTACTTCGGCCTTGCCCGACGAAGCGCATGAAGTGCGCGAAGTCGGAGGCCTTTATGTTATCGGCACTGAACGTCATGAAGCGCGGCGCATTGATAATCAGCTCCGCGGCCGCTCCGGCCGACAAGGTGATTCGGGTTCTTCACAATTTTTTGTGTCATTGGAGGATGATGTGATGCGTATTTTTGGCTCGGAGAAAATCAAGCGGATGATGGAGTCTTTCGGTATTCCGGAAGATCAGCCCATTGAAAATAAAATGGTTTCCAAGGCCATTGAGGCGGCGCAGGCCAAAATTGAGGGTTTTCATTTTGACGCGCGAAAGCACATTTTGGAGTTTGACGATGTTTTAAATAAACAGCGCGATGCAATTTATAAAATGCGGCGCGAGATTCTCTTTGCGACAAACGACATGCGACAAGCGACAAGTTTGAAGGAACAGATTTTTAAAATGATTAAAGAAGAGATCATACGCCTCGTACAATTTCATGCGGTAAGCGATTCGGAGTCAGACTGGAACATTGAGGAAATTTTTGAAAACGTAAGGGCAATAGCAGGAGTTTCTGACGAAGTGCATAAAGAACTCCAAGCAGTTGTTGCCTCTGAAGTGAATAGAGACGATAAGAGGGAAAAAATTATTGAACACCTGCTTACTGCTCTGCAAAAAGTATATGATATCCGTGAACAAACTATTGGTTCAGAAGGCATGCGCAATATTGAGCGCGCGGTTATGCTCCGTTCTATTGATATGCTCTGGATGGATCACCTTGATCAGATGGAGCATTTGCGCGATTCCGTGCGCCTTCGTGCTTATGGTCAGCGCGACCCCCTAGTGGAATATAAAAACGAAGGCTCGCGGCTTTATCGGGAGCTTCAGGCCGCCATTCGAGCGCAGATGGTAAATACTATATTTAAGGTTGGTGGCGCGCCACAAGAGGAGCGGTCTAGGGTAGTGGAGCGAAGGCCAGATATTGCTATTTCTGCGGAGCAGAGCCCTCTAGCCTCAGCCGGTGTCACCCACGCGCCGTCAGGAAAAAAAGAACCAGGCAGGAATAATCCCTGCTGGTGTGGATCAGGAAAGAAATATAAAAGATGTCACGGATAG
- a CDS encoding dTDP-4-dehydrorhamnose 3,5-epimerase family protein produces the protein MKVSKTKLDGVLLIEPHIFEDYRGFYVETYNEELYRKHGIDIHFVTDDISVSSHHVLRGIHGNSDTWKLVSCHYGRFYLVVLNCDPESPNLGQWVPFVLSDRNHHQVLIPPKHGNGHVVLSEVAIFHYKQSTYYDPKSQFTYCWNDPRLNIWWPVKNPILSQRDETGYFVE, from the coding sequence ATAAAGGTCAGTAAAACCAAGCTGGACGGGGTTTTATTAATAGAACCACATATTTTTGAAGACTATCGCGGTTTTTATGTGGAAACTTATAACGAGGAGCTGTATCGGAAACACGGCATTGATATTCATTTTGTAACGGATGACATTTCCGTATCCAGCCATCACGTTCTGCGCGGCATTCACGGCAACAGCGATACTTGGAAACTGGTCTCCTGCCACTACGGAAGATTTTATCTGGTGGTGTTAAACTGCGATCCCGAATCTCCAAATTTGGGCCAGTGGGTTCCTTTTGTTCTTTCTGACAGAAACCATCATCAGGTGCTGATTCCGCCCAAACACGGAAACGGCCATGTAGTTTTGAGCGAGGTAGCGATCTTTCACTATAAACAATCAACCTACTACGATCCCAAAAGCCAGTTTACTTACTGCTGGAACGACCCACGGCTTAACATCTGGTGGCCGGTGAAAAACCCTATTCTTTCCCAGCGTGACGAAACCGGATATTTTGTTGAGTAA
- a CDS encoding GDP-mannose 4,6-dehydratase: protein MPSNIKKVLITGITGFVGSHLADYILTNRPEVEIVGITRWRSPKENIWHILDKITLEYGDLLDPFSLNRVLNNHRPDVIFHLAAQSYVDFAFVAPIITLNTNIIGTCNLLECVRELKQSSGYDPVIHICSSSEVYGQVEEDEVPIKESNPFRPASPYAVSKVGEDTLAFQYWLSWKIKTIRTRMFTHTGPRRGDVFVLSNFAKQIAAIEAGKKKEPVVKVGNLESVRTWMDARDAVEAYWLLITKCPPGEVYNIGGTETMKVGEMLNKLLSLSERKDIRVEVDPKRLRPSDVTLQIPSIEKFTQATGWKPKIKFETTLRDTLDFWREFYKIH, encoded by the coding sequence ATGCCATCTAACATAAAAAAGGTTTTAATCACCGGTATTACGGGGTTTGTAGGTAGTCACTTGGCTGACTATATCCTCACCAACCGTCCCGAAGTTGAAATTGTAGGCATTACACGCTGGCGTTCCCCCAAAGAGAACATATGGCACATTCTTGATAAGATAACACTTGAATACGGCGACTTGCTTGATCCTTTCTCCTTAAACCGCGTACTCAACAACCACCGACCGGATGTTATTTTCCATTTGGCTGCGCAGTCCTACGTTGATTTTGCTTTCGTGGCTCCGATAATAACACTTAATACTAACATAATCGGCACCTGTAATCTACTGGAGTGTGTCAGGGAATTAAAGCAATCTTCCGGCTACGATCCCGTAATTCACATCTGCAGCTCTTCGGAGGTCTACGGTCAGGTTGAAGAAGACGAGGTCCCCATAAAAGAATCCAACCCTTTCCGTCCTGCTTCCCCTTATGCCGTGAGCAAGGTTGGAGAAGACACGCTTGCCTTTCAGTACTGGCTCTCTTGGAAAATTAAAACCATTCGTACCAGAATGTTTACACACACCGGTCCAAGACGCGGGGACGTATTTGTATTGTCTAATTTTGCCAAACAGATTGCGGCCATAGAGGCAGGAAAGAAAAAAGAACCGGTGGTAAAAGTGGGAAATCTGGAAAGCGTTCGTACTTGGATGGACGCGCGCGACGCGGTTGAGGCTTACTGGCTGCTGATCACTAAATGCCCTCCCGGAGAGGTATACAATATAGGCGGGACCGAAACCATGAAAGTCGGAGAAATGCTGAACAAACTTCTTTCACTTTCGGAAAGAAAAGACATTCGGGTAGAGGTTGACCCAAAGCGCCTGCGTCCGTCTGACGTAACTTTACAGATTCCGTCTATTGAAAAATTTACGCAAGCAACCGGGTGGAAACCAAAAATAAAATTTGAAACCACCCTCCGCGATACTCTTGACTTTTGGCGTGAGTTCTATAAAATACACTAA
- a CDS encoding peptidoglycan-binding protein, with protein MLFIFGIALVRVRAETFPQELYISPKGEVRLAGAELTSQHALNFFSVRIWGQKWSFATNYATRLESLYGEKINPKEILPGHILEVKGMLNPSVSNETGNVDASLVRDLSVKAGTPQTIATPSSLPPSLVNFPPLSASSLAEVSTPVKPIPKQWLTKSLRPGMRGPEVKILQQFLQKNGWGIPDDGPVTGFYGKVTQDAVKKFQLASGLEAAGTLGPKTRALINLLFGK; from the coding sequence ATGCTATTTATATTTGGAATTGCGTTGGTCAGGGTCAGGGCTGAAACTTTTCCGCAGGAACTTTATATCTCTCCCAAGGGCGAGGTGCGTCTGGCGGGAGCAGAACTTACTTCCCAACACGCCCTGAACTTTTTTTCAGTGCGTATCTGGGGCCAGAAATGGTCTTTTGCCACCAATTATGCCACGCGTTTGGAGTCGCTATATGGAGAGAAAATAAATCCGAAAGAAATACTTCCGGGCCATATTCTTGAAGTAAAAGGCATGCTTAACCCCTCGGTGTCCAATGAAACAGGAAATGTGGATGCCTCTTTGGTGCGTGATCTGTCCGTAAAAGCCGGTACACCGCAAACTATTGCGACGCCGTCTTCGTTACCGCCCTCCTTAGTAAATTTTCCGCCGTTGTCAGCGTCATCGCTGGCAGAGGTTTCTACGCCCGTAAAACCGATACCCAAACAATGGTTGACTAAAAGTCTTCGCCCCGGCATGCGCGGCCCAGAGGTGAAGATTTTGCAGCAGTTTTTGCAAAAAAATGGCTGGGGCATTCCTGATGACGGACCAGTAACCGGGTTTTATGGGAAAGTCACGCAAGATGCAGTAAAGAAATTTCAACTGGCGAGCGGCTTGGAAGCAGCAGGCACGCTAGGTCCTAAAACCCGGGCCCTGATTAATTTGCTGTTTGGCAAATAG
- a CDS encoding UPF0182 family protein codes for MKRAALIFGILTLLALAVAGFNQIVHVYTEYLWFESFNATTAFWAELRWKVTLWLVGTAFTFLWIWFFSIFLTSRGNNTLPDSGKKVLRIRAWVGSVGVAILAAVGSWILLTPHWSKFFLFFYQVPYGLQDPIFGKEISFYLFSLPLWKEVMGLGYLLLAATTVLILVSWVLTRFIPSPEGVRHKFHLVALGIQIIEALLIFTLQTLLVKIPSLAYTRHTAADGHMLFYGAGALEAGLLQILYLVLIGVTVLAALLISRILIRNLARPVRALVMVGTVAVAWFILSPLVVNELLPKVFFKVVIGPNEITKQERFIAANIAMTREAFGLTNVETKEFIPEKNPLQVERVIAQNPILLKNIRLWDFRFLLPTLKQLQGLRQYYEFNDVDVDRYYLGPQKEYRHVMISAREIEPNQIPGRNWINEHLQYTHGYGAVIAPVNEVKEGGMPHFFVKDFPPKSEYPELKITRPQIYFGEQTKSWVLVRTKLPEIDFPEGSKNQYTTYEGKGGIQLSSFVRKLAFIWKMWSWDFLMTSYVTRETRIMYDRDITTIVQKIAPFLKYDKDPYAVVTGGKIYWMRDAMTTSSFFPHATPINGINYVRNSVKIVTDPYDGTTTFYIFDERDPLIRAWSKLYPGIFRPKSEMPKELQAHVRFSEDLFLMMAEAYKLYHMEQPSLFYNKEDAWVVAQELVDVDKPQAVVPYYIVEKFSAEKKEELVLMLPFTPKNKENLNGWLAARIEGEHYGKLIAYQFPKNEIVYGTMQIEARLNQDPKIAAQITLWNQQGSRGKHGNMLVIPVENVLLYVEPFFLVSSASPMPQLQRVSVVIGEKLDMAPTFEEALKTVLSK; via the coding sequence ATGAAAAGGGCAGCTCTGATTTTCGGGATACTAACGTTGCTCGCACTCGCAGTAGCAGGATTCAATCAAATCGTACACGTCTATACTGAATATCTCTGGTTTGAGAGTTTTAACGCTACCACGGCCTTTTGGGCAGAACTCCGATGGAAAGTTACTCTCTGGCTTGTAGGAACGGCTTTTACCTTCCTCTGGATTTGGTTCTTTTCCATCTTCCTTACCTCACGTGGAAACAACACCCTTCCGGATTCCGGAAAAAAGGTTTTGCGCATTCGTGCTTGGGTAGGAAGCGTAGGGGTAGCGATTTTAGCCGCAGTAGGATCGTGGATACTTCTCACGCCTCACTGGAGTAAATTTTTTCTCTTTTTCTACCAAGTTCCTTACGGCCTGCAAGACCCGATCTTCGGAAAAGAAATTTCGTTCTATCTCTTCTCGCTTCCTCTGTGGAAAGAGGTCATGGGATTGGGTTATTTACTACTGGCTGCAACCACTGTTTTGATTCTTGTGTCGTGGGTCCTGACACGGTTTATTCCGTCGCCAGAAGGAGTAAGGCATAAATTTCATCTGGTTGCGCTTGGAATCCAAATTATTGAAGCGCTCCTGATTTTTACCCTACAAACCTTACTGGTTAAAATCCCTTCCTTGGCCTATACGCGACACACGGCCGCAGACGGACACATGCTTTTTTACGGCGCCGGGGCTCTGGAAGCAGGCCTCCTGCAAATTCTTTATCTGGTTCTGATTGGCGTAACTGTGTTAGCGGCGTTGCTTATCTCCAGAATTTTGATCAGAAATCTGGCGCGTCCCGTGCGGGCGCTCGTCATGGTGGGAACTGTTGCCGTCGCCTGGTTTATACTCTCGCCTCTGGTTGTTAACGAACTTCTCCCCAAGGTTTTCTTCAAGGTGGTCATCGGACCAAACGAAATCACCAAGCAGGAGCGTTTTATCGCGGCCAATATTGCTATGACACGTGAAGCATTCGGACTTACCAATGTAGAAACAAAAGAGTTTATCCCCGAAAAGAACCCTCTGCAGGTGGAACGAGTTATTGCGCAAAATCCTATTCTGCTCAAAAACATCCGGCTCTGGGACTTTAGATTTCTCCTGCCCACGCTCAAACAGCTGCAGGGACTGCGACAGTACTATGAATTTAACGACGTAGACGTTGATCGGTATTATTTGGGGCCTCAAAAGGAATATCGTCATGTAATGATTTCGGCCCGGGAAATTGAGCCCAACCAGATTCCCGGCAGAAACTGGATAAATGAACACCTGCAGTACACTCACGGGTATGGGGCGGTAATAGCCCCGGTAAATGAAGTCAAAGAGGGCGGTATGCCCCATTTCTTCGTCAAAGATTTCCCGCCAAAAAGCGAGTACCCGGAACTTAAAATTACCAGACCCCAGATCTATTTTGGCGAACAGACAAAATCCTGGGTGCTGGTAAGAACAAAACTGCCTGAAATAGATTTTCCGGAAGGAAGCAAGAACCAATACACCACCTACGAAGGAAAGGGCGGAATTCAACTCTCCTCGTTTGTCCGTAAGCTGGCGTTTATATGGAAAATGTGGTCTTGGGACTTTTTGATGACGAGTTACGTGACGCGGGAGACAAGAATTATGTACGATCGTGATATTACAACCATTGTTCAAAAGATCGCACCTTTCCTGAAATACGATAAAGATCCGTACGCAGTAGTCACTGGCGGGAAAATATACTGGATGAGAGACGCTATGACCACTTCTTCCTTTTTCCCTCATGCTACCCCAATCAACGGTATTAACTACGTGAGAAACTCTGTGAAAATAGTGACCGATCCCTACGACGGGACAACTACCTTTTACATTTTTGACGAACGCGATCCTCTGATACGCGCTTGGTCCAAACTATATCCGGGTATTTTCCGGCCCAAGTCCGAAATGCCCAAGGAACTTCAGGCGCATGTTCGTTTCTCTGAAGATCTGTTTCTGATGATGGCTGAAGCTTATAAACTCTACCACATGGAACAACCAAGCCTTTTCTACAATAAAGAGGACGCGTGGGTCGTTGCCCAAGAGCTCGTAGACGTTGATAAGCCACAAGCTGTTGTACCTTACTACATTGTTGAGAAATTTAGCGCCGAGAAAAAGGAAGAGCTCGTGCTAATGCTGCCCTTTACCCCCAAAAACAAGGAAAACTTGAACGGGTGGCTGGCCGCAAGAATTGAGGGTGAGCACTACGGAAAACTTATAGCTTACCAGTTTCCTAAAAACGAGATAGTCTACGGAACAATGCAGATTGAGGCGCGACTAAATCAGGACCCCAAAATAGCGGCCCAAATCACGCTCTGGAACCAGCAGGGGTCCCGAGGAAAACACGGCAATATGCTGGTGATTCCTGTGGAAAACGTACTTCTTTACGTTGAACCCTTCTTCCTGGTTTCTTCTGCAAGTCCAATGCCCCAATTGCAACGAGTGAGTGTAGTCATCGGAGAAAAGCTTGATATGGCTCCTACTTTTGAGGAGGCGTTGAAAACAGTTCTTAGTAAATGA
- a CDS encoding AAA family ATPase: protein MPTRESHPIPDAELGKHVPKAEGLMEELKKVKQKDLLVLLQELSPEEKYRPLPAELDLLYVIRHGLCLYFYFYDLLTDRTGLQQELEKLSKLGLAVTTSTQQKREFISAYGLFVMASAIVMKCERMLRGKDPAKLAHLEIGGMELVLGKGPTRDLIFTLVHYVDALGKRDADGQGLVQNVDDAIAITRDYWKAVINKVQAIAKNFPAELLALVGNTTFHHGTMAVTGFQVEDRKEVKVVTWAPVEPQEVIGDQDVTRIFLRLGDRLAMYDSVLQKNPFVHFGGLLESVLLDGRPGTGKTTRIRLLMTHVARRAEPVGLPYVFKSITGDQVKSKWYGDTAQLIKELLSVAQDPSTLSLIFVDDIDLLITGDRSDPGTSGGDMDILKALMDFFSGTGTNYTGHYLAIAATNKPTASDDALRQRFVYPALIKGPETWEDYMDLAALELRDFAKTGLLQIGQGKVQPLQRVLPRSLAETYGEELRKKYANKKGATWEDVGRLCAEFHKKDPTFTGRPVKNALQVAKAKAADFDVPEEWFINPGVFRAKPWEERLQMVKELFKAMTAEMVMMALEHQFEVEARYQREAHERRVEDLMEELRVRDEALRKISGKS from the coding sequence ATGCCTACACGTGAGTCGCATCCTATCCCAGATGCAGAGCTTGGCAAACATGTGCCTAAAGCCGAAGGGCTCATGGAGGAGCTCAAGAAGGTCAAACAGAAAGATCTTTTGGTTCTTCTTCAGGAACTATCACCGGAAGAGAAGTATCGGCCCCTTCCTGCGGAACTTGATCTTCTTTATGTGATTCGACATGGTCTCTGCCTTTATTTCTATTTCTACGATCTTCTGACAGATCGAACCGGTCTTCAGCAGGAACTCGAAAAACTTAGTAAACTAGGACTTGCGGTTACCACTTCTACCCAGCAGAAACGTGAATTTATTAGTGCCTACGGATTATTTGTTATGGCGAGCGCGATTGTCATGAAATGTGAGAGGATGCTTCGTGGTAAAGATCCGGCCAAACTGGCACACCTCGAAATAGGAGGAATGGAACTTGTACTGGGAAAAGGCCCCACTCGTGATTTGATCTTTACCCTCGTACACTATGTTGATGCCTTAGGAAAGAGAGATGCTGATGGGCAAGGTTTGGTGCAGAATGTTGATGATGCGATTGCTATTACCCGTGATTACTGGAAAGCGGTAATAAATAAGGTGCAGGCCATCGCTAAAAATTTTCCTGCAGAACTCTTAGCCTTGGTGGGCAATACTACTTTTCACCACGGTACTATGGCCGTAACTGGTTTTCAGGTCGAGGACCGCAAAGAAGTAAAAGTTGTGACATGGGCTCCGGTTGAACCTCAAGAGGTTATTGGGGATCAGGACGTTACCCGGATTTTTCTCCGGCTCGGTGACAGATTAGCGATGTACGATTCCGTACTGCAAAAAAATCCGTTTGTGCATTTTGGGGGGTTGCTGGAATCAGTGCTTCTGGATGGTCGTCCCGGTACTGGGAAGACAACGCGCATACGTCTGCTTATGACGCATGTAGCAAGACGTGCGGAGCCGGTCGGACTTCCTTATGTCTTTAAATCAATTACAGGGGATCAGGTTAAGAGTAAATGGTATGGAGACACCGCGCAGCTTATTAAGGAACTTTTGAGCGTAGCGCAGGATCCTTCAACCCTTTCGCTTATCTTTGTGGATGACATTGATCTTTTGATCACGGGCGATCGCAGTGATCCCGGGACCAGCGGCGGCGACATGGATATTTTGAAAGCTCTCATGGACTTTTTTTCCGGAACAGGGACAAACTACACCGGCCATTACCTTGCCATCGCAGCGACCAACAAACCCACGGCATCGGATGATGCCTTGCGTCAGAGATTTGTTTATCCTGCCCTTATCAAGGGGCCAGAGACCTGGGAAGACTATATGGATCTGGCGGCTCTTGAGCTGCGCGATTTTGCTAAAACCGGTCTGTTGCAGATTGGTCAAGGCAAAGTTCAGCCGCTCCAGCGTGTCCTTCCTCGTAGTCTTGCCGAAACTTATGGAGAGGAACTTCGTAAGAAATATGCCAATAAAAAAGGTGCAACTTGGGAAGATGTGGGTAGGCTCTGCGCGGAATTCCACAAGAAAGATCCTACGTTTACCGGCCGGCCGGTAAAGAACGCCCTGCAAGTTGCAAAAGCCAAGGCAGCAGATTTCGACGTACCGGAGGAGTGGTTCATTAACCCCGGAGTATTTCGCGCCAAACCCTGGGAAGAACGTCTGCAAATGGTTAAGGAACTTTTTAAGGCCATGACAGCCGAGATGGTCATGATGGCCTTGGAGCATCAGTTTGAGGTTGAGGCGCGTTACCAACGTGAGGCCCATGAGAGACGGGTGGAAGATCTCATGGAGGAGTTGAGAGTAAGGGATGAGGCCCTCCGGAAGATTAGCGGTAAGAGTTAA
- a CDS encoding polyprenol monophosphomannose synthase has translation MSAIIITPTYNEKGNLKILLEKIFSLQLPDLQVMVVDDNSPDGTGELAEELAQHYHLWVLHRVRREGLGRAYIHAFQEVLRAGKAPDYVIQMDADMSHDPLVIPCFLEKIKTCDLVLGSRYVKGGEIINWGIPRRVISFLGNLFARLVLGLPHRDLTGGFKCWRIGLLKAIDLNSLSSNGYNFQIETTYRAHQKGFKICESPIAFTERKTGVSKFNLGIILESFYKILLLKLRG, from the coding sequence ATGTCGGCCATCATTATTACCCCAACCTATAACGAAAAAGGCAATCTTAAAATTCTTCTTGAGAAGATTTTTAGTTTACAATTACCAGATCTCCAGGTAATGGTGGTGGATGATAACTCTCCCGATGGAACCGGTGAGTTGGCGGAAGAATTGGCGCAGCACTACCACCTATGGGTGCTGCATCGTGTTCGCAGAGAAGGACTGGGCCGGGCCTATATCCATGCTTTTCAGGAAGTTTTAAGGGCGGGGAAGGCACCAGATTATGTTATTCAGATGGACGCCGACATGTCGCATGATCCGCTTGTGATTCCCTGTTTTTTAGAAAAAATAAAAACATGCGATCTCGTGCTTGGATCACGGTATGTAAAGGGGGGAGAAATTATAAATTGGGGGATTCCCCGAAGAGTTATAAGTTTTTTGGGAAATCTTTTTGCGCGTCTGGTCTTGGGCCTGCCCCATCGTGATCTCACCGGAGGATTTAAATGCTGGCGAATAGGGTTGCTTAAAGCTATTGATTTAAATTCTTTAAGTTCCAACGGATATAATTTCCAGATTGAAACTACTTATAGAGCCCATCAAAAGGGCTTTAAAATCTGCGAGAGCCCCATTGCTTTTACGGAGCGAAAAACCGGAGTTTCTAAATTTAATCTTGGTATTATTTTAGAAAGTTTTTATAAGATACTTCTCCTTAAACTACGTGGCTAA